A single genomic interval of Nostoc commune NIES-4072 harbors:
- a CDS encoding helix-turn-helix domain-containing protein — protein MTVVQVKRVVEVVQDFPDIGKRIKQARERDERSLSQICREAGISRAYWYQLEAENLRAPATEGIIRKIEAVLNVDLGVKFQE, from the coding sequence ATGACAGTAGTGCAAGTTAAGCGAGTAGTGGAAGTGGTGCAGGACTTCCCAGATATTGGAAAGCGGATAAAACAGGCAAGGGAGAGAGATGAACGGTCTCTCTCACAAATTTGCCGAGAGGCTGGCATTAGTCGCGCCTATTGGTATCAATTAGAGGCTGAAAACTTAAGAGCGCCTGCAACAGAAGGAATCATCCGTAAGATTGAAGCAGTTCTAAATGTTGACTTAGGAGTGAAATTTCAAGAATAA
- a CDS encoding cyanophycinase, giving the protein MVQTNSKGQLVIIGGAEDKEGDCQILRDFVRRAGGTKAYIVIMTAATELPREVGENYIRVFERLGAENARIIDTETREDGSSSTALEAIHKATGIFFTGGDQARITSILKDTEIDTAIHQRFSEGVVIGGTSAGAAVMPDVMIVEGDSETHPRIETVEMGPGLGFLPGVVIDQHFSQRGRLGRLISALILQPAVLGFGIDENTAMVVTDNQVEVIGEGAVTIVDESEATYNNMDEILKDESLAICGAKLHILPHGFKFDLKTRQPILNNGSVANVSVGVG; this is encoded by the coding sequence ATGGTACAAACTAATTCAAAAGGGCAACTGGTAATTATTGGGGGAGCCGAAGACAAGGAAGGAGATTGCCAAATTCTGCGGGACTTTGTGCGACGCGCTGGGGGTACAAAAGCGTATATTGTAATAATGACGGCGGCGACAGAATTACCTAGAGAAGTGGGAGAAAATTATATTAGAGTATTTGAGCGCCTGGGAGCCGAAAATGCTCGGATTATTGATACAGAAACCCGCGAAGATGGATCTTCTTCTACTGCATTGGAAGCAATTCATAAAGCAACTGGGATATTTTTTACTGGGGGAGATCAAGCTCGCATCACCAGTATTCTCAAGGACACCGAAATAGATACGGCGATTCATCAACGGTTCTCTGAAGGTGTAGTTATCGGAGGCACAAGCGCCGGAGCTGCCGTGATGCCAGACGTAATGATTGTAGAAGGCGACTCAGAAACACATCCTCGGATTGAAACTGTTGAAATGGGCCCGGGTCTTGGTTTTCTACCAGGAGTGGTAATTGACCAACATTTTTCCCAGCGCGGACGTTTGGGACGCTTAATTTCAGCTTTGATACTACAGCCTGCTGTTTTGGGATTCGGTATTGACGAGAATACCGCTATGGTCGTGACAGATAACCAAGTTGAAGTTATTGGTGAAGGTGCGGTTACGATTGTTGATGAATCAGAGGCTACGTACAACAATATGGACGAAATCTTGAAAGATGAGTCTTTGGCGATTTGCGGAGCAAAGCTTCATATTTTGCCACATGGTTTCAAATTTGACTTGAAAACCCGTCAGCCTATCCTAAATAATGGCTCTGTGGCAAATGTTTCTGTAGGTGTTGGTTAA
- a CDS encoding tetratricopeptide repeat protein, translating into MDWITLLRSLQSDFIKRLTSGSLLHCETEGQYSEVTIISGERLKALREFCWQMAEKYKRVLPVRDVFLSYLKGKLGEEVVKERLADFITEVDYEKRFGGDGNIDFTLTSDPSIGIEVKSRHGSIDRVRWSISSEEVEKNAVVVCILIQEDVSEAQSEYHLFLAGFLPTRMIKLKTGKISFGIEQLLYGGGLWCYLEQLQYSINSSRQQTPIYKYLPKQKIASKPTINQLSNSYFKPEYNDEHLNILYVRLGDECFEKGEYLNAIANYNQALQIKSGDVDLYYKRGLAHYQIGDYEAAIADYSQAIQINLHDAKSYNKRGLALSQLGRLEEAINDYTQAIRINPNVAVAYKNRAEARSHVGDNQGAIEDYTQAIKINPHYADAYKNRGIARYLLGSQPGFPQAIKINPKDAIAYKKRGNARSDLGDFEGAIEDYTEAIQINPNYADAYYNRGNARSDLGDFERAIEDYTQAIQINTNYADAYYNRGNIRLEIADKQGAIEDFQKAADIYRQEGKLEALKDTREIILDLEIEESLDILNF; encoded by the coding sequence ATGGACTGGATTACACTACTGCGATCGCTACAGTCTGATTTTATTAAAAGGTTAACATCTGGTTCTCTGCTTCATTGTGAAACAGAAGGTCAATATAGTGAAGTAACTATAATCTCTGGAGAAAGATTAAAGGCGCTACGGGAATTTTGCTGGCAAATGGCTGAGAAATATAAGCGTGTTTTGCCAGTCCGTGATGTTTTTCTTAGCTATCTCAAAGGCAAGTTGGGTGAGGAAGTTGTCAAAGAACGTTTAGCTGATTTTATTACGGAAGTTGATTATGAAAAGCGATTTGGCGGCGATGGCAATATAGATTTTACCTTGACTTCTGACCCATCTATTGGTATTGAGGTTAAATCTCGTCACGGTAGTATTGATAGAGTTAGATGGTCAATTAGTTCTGAAGAGGTTGAAAAAAATGCAGTTGTAGTTTGCATTTTGATTCAAGAAGATGTGAGTGAAGCGCAATCTGAATATCACCTTTTCTTAGCTGGCTTTCTCCCAACCCGAATGATTAAGTTAAAGACTGGTAAAATTTCTTTTGGGATAGAGCAATTACTGTATGGTGGCGGTTTATGGTGTTATCTAGAACAGTTACAATATTCTATAAATTCTTCTAGGCAACAAACACCAATTTATAAATATCTTCCGAAGCAGAAAATTGCATCTAAGCCAACTATTAATCAGTTGAGTAACTCTTATTTTAAACCAGAATATAATGATGAACATTTAAATATACTTTATGTAAGATTAGGTGATGAATGTTTTGAGAAAGGAGAATATTTAAATGCGATCGCCAACTATAATCAAGCCTTACAAATAAAATCTGGTGATGTTGATTTATATTATAAACGAGGTTTAGCTCACTATCAAATAGGAGATTATGAAGCTGCGATCGCAGATTATTCTCAAGCAATTCAAATTAATCTTCATGATGCTAAATCTTACAATAAACGAGGTTTAGCTCTGTCTCAACTGGGGCGGTTAGAAGAAGCAATTAATGATTATACTCAGGCTATCAGAATTAATCCTAATGTTGCCGTAGCTTATAAAAACCGTGCTGAAGCTCGTTCTCACGTAGGAGATAACCAAGGAGCAATTGAAGATTACACACAGGCTATTAAAATTAACCCCCATTATGCTGATGCTTATAAAAACCGTGGAATTGCTCGTTATTTATTAGGCTCTCAACCGGGATTTCCCCAAGCAATTAAAATTAATCCTAAAGATGCTATAGCTTATAAAAAACGTGGTAATGCTCGTTCAGATTTAGGAGATTTTGAAGGAGCGATTGAAGATTATACTGAGGCAATACAAATTAATCCTAATTATGCAGATGCTTATTACAACCGTGGTAATGCTCGTTCAGATTTAGGAGATTTTGAAAGAGCAATTGAAGATTATACTCAGGCAATCCAGATTAATACAAATTATGCAGATGCTTATTACAACCGTGGCAATATCCGTTTAGAAATAGCAGATAAACAGGGAGCAATTGAAGATTTTCAAAAAGCGGCAGACATCTATCGTCAAGAAGGTAAGTTAGAAGCACTCAAAGATACACGAGAAATAATATTAGATTTAGAAATAGAAGAATCATTAGATATTTTAAACTTCTAG
- a CDS encoding uracil-DNA glycosylase, with product MSSETQLSLFDDSTLNQRELIPTDAKIAIASGTYSDMTELVQHCNSCHRCALGDTRTHAVVGRGNLKAPIMVIGEAPGQNEDETGLPFVGRSGQLLEKILASVNLTTEDDVYIANINKCRPPDNRVPTPVEVAACLPYLLEQIRLVDPKIILLTGATAVKAITGDKRGITKIRGQWLEWEGRLCMPIFHPSYLLRNPSKERGAPKWLMWQDIQAVRAKLDEIQNNS from the coding sequence ATGAGCAGCGAAACTCAACTCAGCCTCTTCGACGACTCAACCCTTAACCAACGAGAACTGATTCCTACAGACGCTAAAATTGCGATCGCTTCGGGAACTTATTCTGACATGACGGAGTTGGTACAACATTGCAATAGCTGCCATCGTTGTGCATTGGGAGACACTCGGACTCATGCTGTCGTCGGACGCGGTAATCTCAAAGCACCAATTATGGTTATAGGAGAAGCGCCTGGTCAAAATGAAGACGAAACTGGTTTACCATTTGTAGGCAGATCGGGGCAGTTGCTAGAGAAAATTCTGGCATCCGTGAATCTGACTACTGAGGATGATGTATACATTGCCAATATTAACAAATGTCGCCCACCAGATAATAGAGTTCCTACACCTGTAGAAGTGGCGGCTTGTTTACCCTACTTACTAGAACAAATTCGTTTAGTTGACCCCAAAATAATCCTGTTAACAGGTGCAACTGCTGTCAAAGCCATCACAGGCGATAAGCGAGGGATTACGAAAATTCGCGGACAGTGGTTAGAGTGGGAAGGACGTTTATGTATGCCAATTTTTCATCCTTCCTACTTGCTACGTAACCCTTCTAAAGAAAGAGGTGCGCCGAAGTGGTTGATGTGGCAGGATATCCAGGCAGTGCGTGCCAAGTTAGACGAAATCCAAAATAATAGCTAA
- a CDS encoding cupin: MKGKDWLLTGDGHYQACKAVRAWDLLRENYRVYRFLTEIEDVLNSVDDQTSCLPEIRMLVRRLIVNSYWVRSQYLEPSPKTGTSVLLLYDELGFPLTVQTVTFAPGTRSTIHNHGTWGIVAVLKGQEKNTFWRRTHSAENLGKIEQTGEITLFPGDIISFTPDAIHSVEAMGDEPTVTFNIYGETDPSERFEFDPVKCSAKNF, encoded by the coding sequence ATGAAAGGTAAGGATTGGCTGCTAACGGGGGACGGTCATTATCAAGCCTGTAAAGCTGTAAGAGCATGGGATTTATTGAGAGAAAATTATCGCGTTTATCGGTTTTTAACTGAAATCGAAGATGTTCTCAATAGTGTGGACGATCAAACCAGTTGTCTGCCAGAAATCCGAATGCTCGTAAGGCGCTTAATAGTAAATTCCTACTGGGTGCGGAGTCAATATTTAGAGCCTTCGCCTAAAACGGGAACCTCTGTTTTACTCCTATACGATGAATTGGGTTTTCCGTTGACTGTGCAAACAGTAACATTTGCACCAGGAACTCGATCAACCATTCATAATCATGGGACGTGGGGAATCGTGGCGGTGTTAAAAGGTCAGGAAAAAAATACTTTTTGGCGACGCACCCATAGCGCTGAAAATCTGGGCAAGATTGAACAGACAGGAGAGATAACTCTATTTCCAGGGGATATTATTAGCTTCACTCCTGATGCAATTCACAGTGTAGAAGCAATGGGTGATGAACCAACTGTGACTTTTAATATCTACGGCGAAACTGATCCGAGTGAGAGATTTGAGTTTGACCCGGTTAAGTGTAGTGCTAAAAACTTTTAG
- a CDS encoding phosphoribosyltransferase, whose protein sequence is MSYTPLFADRTHAGEELARVVHDVLTQQTIDSGVKPVPIVYALPRGGVPVAAPIARLLDCPLTIVVAKKISHPENPELAIGAVTTFGNVLWTDQKLSRLKHDARWREVALNKAINLAKSLETLLIPACPQVNAEDATLILVDDGIATGMTIAVAATALKTLSPAAVWLCTPVAPQTLLPWLEQWGDRTIVLQTPEPFWSVSNFYTEFPQVDTLEVLGYLQQQKTMGEIDRCE, encoded by the coding sequence ATGTCATATACCCCGCTTTTCGCCGATCGCACCCATGCGGGTGAGGAATTGGCGCGAGTTGTTCATGATGTTTTGACTCAGCAAACTATTGATTCTGGGGTAAAGCCTGTACCAATTGTTTATGCTTTGCCAAGAGGGGGTGTACCAGTAGCAGCACCAATAGCACGTCTTTTGGATTGTCCGTTGACAATTGTTGTGGCGAAAAAGATTAGCCATCCAGAAAACCCAGAGTTAGCAATTGGTGCAGTGACTACTTTTGGAAATGTTCTTTGGACTGATCAAAAGCTATCTCGCCTTAAACATGATGCGCGGTGGCGGGAAGTAGCTTTAAATAAAGCGATAAACCTTGCTAAGTCTCTTGAGACTCTATTAATTCCTGCTTGTCCGCAGGTGAATGCAGAGGATGCTACGCTGATCTTAGTTGATGATGGCATTGCTACAGGTATGACAATAGCGGTAGCGGCAACTGCTCTCAAAACGCTTTCTCCAGCAGCAGTTTGGCTATGTACTCCAGTAGCACCACAAACATTGCTACCCTGGTTAGAACAGTGGGGCGATCGCACCATTGTCTTGCAAACACCAGAACCCTTTTGGAGTGTAAGTAATTTTTACACAGAATTTCCCCAAGTAGATACATTAGAAGTTCTCGGGTATCTCCAGCAACAAAAGACAATGGGAGAAATTGACCGATGTGAGTAA
- a CDS encoding ArsC/Spx/MgsR family protein translates to MARVIFYSKPGCKGGTKQKVLLTAAGHEVIPYNLLTEPWTVERLRSFFGDRPVAEWFNPSAPKVKSGEVVPEKVDEQTALALMLKEPLLIRRPLLEVGEQREVGFDVQKIDAWIGLQAVDESLQEISDNLMKENLQGCSHGHGHHHEHGHEHQKQGNCKH, encoded by the coding sequence ATGGCAAGAGTAATTTTCTATAGTAAACCAGGCTGTAAAGGTGGTACTAAGCAAAAAGTTTTGCTTACAGCTGCTGGTCATGAGGTGATACCATACAATCTGCTAACAGAACCTTGGACAGTTGAGCGGTTACGTTCATTTTTTGGCGATCGCCCCGTAGCCGAATGGTTTAATCCTTCCGCTCCAAAGGTAAAATCTGGTGAGGTAGTTCCTGAAAAAGTGGACGAACAAACCGCTTTGGCGCTGATGCTGAAAGAGCCGTTGTTGATTCGCCGTCCTTTATTAGAAGTAGGCGAACAGCGCGAGGTCGGATTTGATGTACAAAAGATTGATGCTTGGATTGGCTTACAAGCTGTGGATGAATCTTTACAAGAAATTAGCGACAATCTCATGAAGGAGAATTTGCAAGGCTGCTCTCACGGTCATGGTCATCATCATGAACATGGTCATGAACACCAAAAGCAAGGCAACTGTAAACATTAG
- a CDS encoding acetate--CoA ligase family protein has protein sequence MVLQKSSDLVRINARRTDVFDIFNFKHFVGPNPYLDTGALVFDFALIDSREPLPIEDYIAKISDRYPHLGSKSYESYADLFAQVVSEVGKLDMDLHLNRWSVKPYPDFVRISVQSLHERTSREVAYFVWDWFEAITQDEDFTFDEQLVRLQNKFRASVYGGPTVYALLRTAYEKGIPAFYLWEEGLMQYGLGKKHVRGVATTFNCDSHLDSEFTTRKDDCKAFLKTLGFPVPEGDIVFTEKEALAAARQIGYPVAVKPVVGHKGIGVTADVQDSKELEAAYNRALAAIPEDQLTRIIVEKSISGSDFRLLCVNGRFVAATERRPASVVGDGYLTLAELIRQENRKPARQDTPTSPMSKIQIDEAMELYLEEQRLSLDSVIEKGRTVYLRKVANLSAGGMSIDATQTVHDDNIILAQDIAQHFQLTCLGIDVITKSLSESWKSSKFAILEINAAPGVLMHLKPSVGESVDVPSYILETFFESGTDARIPIITFNKISVEELQATIDHILLQNPNWTIGAVCRDAVFVNRSKKVLSKNYNSNVQTLLRHPKLDLLITEYAEDILNEEGMFYRSSNMVVLDNPTETEMMLVRDVFDGSTVVIRKGNDISIRRKGLIEDYTLGEDEPFTRVYLKETGAILQ, from the coding sequence ATGGTTCTACAAAAAAGCAGTGATTTAGTCCGCATTAATGCTAGAAGAACGGATGTATTCGATATTTTCAACTTCAAGCATTTTGTTGGGCCCAACCCTTATTTAGATACAGGAGCGCTAGTATTTGATTTTGCTCTAATTGACTCTAGAGAGCCTTTGCCCATTGAAGATTATATTGCAAAGATTAGCGATCGCTATCCTCACCTGGGCAGCAAAAGCTACGAATCTTATGCTGATCTATTTGCCCAAGTTGTGTCTGAAGTCGGAAAACTGGACATGGATTTGCACCTTAACCGTTGGAGTGTCAAGCCATATCCAGATTTTGTGCGGATTAGCGTTCAATCACTACATGAACGCACAAGTAGAGAGGTAGCTTATTTTGTTTGGGATTGGTTTGAAGCTATTACCCAAGACGAAGACTTTACCTTTGATGAACAATTGGTGAGGCTGCAAAATAAATTCCGCGCCTCTGTCTATGGTGGCCCCACAGTTTACGCCTTATTGCGAACAGCTTACGAAAAAGGTATTCCCGCCTTTTATTTGTGGGAAGAAGGATTAATGCAATACGGCTTAGGAAAAAAACATGTGCGAGGGGTCGCAACAACATTTAACTGTGATAGCCATCTAGATTCGGAGTTTACCACCCGTAAAGACGACTGTAAGGCATTTTTAAAAACTTTGGGTTTCCCAGTCCCTGAAGGCGATATCGTTTTTACTGAAAAGGAAGCCTTAGCAGCAGCAAGACAAATTGGCTACCCAGTGGCAGTTAAGCCAGTGGTAGGTCACAAAGGAATTGGCGTTACGGCTGATGTGCAGGACTCAAAAGAATTGGAAGCTGCTTATAATAGGGCATTAGCAGCGATTCCCGAAGATCAGCTAACTCGGATAATTGTTGAGAAAAGTATTTCTGGATCAGATTTTCGCTTGTTGTGTGTCAATGGCAGATTTGTCGCCGCCACAGAACGCCGTCCAGCATCAGTTGTTGGTGATGGCTATTTAACGCTTGCAGAATTAATCCGCCAAGAGAACCGGAAACCTGCACGCCAAGACACGCCTACCTCGCCGATGAGTAAAATTCAAATAGATGAAGCGATGGAACTCTATTTAGAAGAACAGCGCTTATCATTGGACAGCGTGATTGAGAAGGGACGCACTGTTTACCTGCGTAAAGTCGCTAATCTTTCAGCCGGAGGTATGAGCATTGATGCAACCCAGACAGTTCATGATGACAATATTATTTTGGCGCAAGATATTGCCCAACACTTCCAGTTGACTTGCCTTGGTATTGATGTCATTACGAAAAGTCTCTCAGAATCTTGGAAATCCAGTAAGTTTGCCATCTTAGAAATTAACGCTGCACCAGGTGTTTTAATGCATCTTAAACCTTCTGTTGGTGAAAGTGTTGATGTGCCTTCTTATATCTTAGAAACCTTTTTTGAGTCGGGTACAGATGCCAGGATACCAATTATTACCTTTAATAAAATCTCAGTTGAAGAACTGCAAGCAACAATTGACCATATCCTTTTACAAAACCCCAACTGGACAATAGGCGCTGTTTGTCGTGATGCAGTTTTTGTGAATCGCTCCAAAAAAGTATTAAGCAAAAATTACAACAGCAATGTCCAAACTTTGCTGCGTCATCCAAAACTTGATTTGCTGATTACCGAGTATGCGGAAGATATCTTAAATGAAGAAGGGATGTTTTACCGCAGTAGTAATATGGTAGTTTTGGATAATCCCACCGAAACTGAGATGATGTTGGTACGGGATGTGTTTGATGGTTCCACTGTGGTGATTAGAAAAGGCAACGACATTTCTATCCGTCGCAAAGGATTGATTGAAGATTATACTTTGGGTGAAGATGAACCATTTACGCGGGTTTATTTGAAAGAAACTGGAGCAATTTTGCAGTAG
- a CDS encoding tetratricopeptide repeat protein has product MKRNTITHEFDSGSQAEILPIQESDDISEASKLLRQGIQQQQAGELIAALKSLQQSLGLFQSVGDLQKQAQALSFLGLVTYTAGDYKGAISYSEQCLSLVNNSSDFVMQMQALSHLGNAYRHLNDHNKAIEFLEKCLKITQQLQDKRSQVAALNNLGLVYKASGNFIQAIEYQQQSLEIVRELKDNWGEEQVLKNLGNAWYALDNYSKAIAYYEQCVILARSLKHVRSASQVLKNLGNACYALGDYAKAIKYYEERLQLAREIQDKRSEEQSLGNLGVACEALGDYNKAIKYYEERLLLARSIKDRRSEEEALDRLKAACYALGDYAKAMQYQQGTSSNNL; this is encoded by the coding sequence GTGAAGCGTAATACAATTACCCATGAATTTGACTCTGGTTCACAAGCAGAAATACTACCTATACAGGAAAGTGATGACATATCGGAAGCATCCAAGCTACTAAGGCAAGGAATTCAACAGCAGCAAGCTGGTGAATTAATAGCGGCTTTGAAGTCCTTACAACAATCCTTGGGGCTGTTTCAATCGGTTGGGGATTTGCAAAAACAAGCACAGGCACTTTCTTTTTTAGGATTGGTAACTTACACAGCTGGAGACTACAAAGGTGCTATCTCTTACTCCGAACAGTGTTTGTCTTTGGTCAATAACTCCTCAGATTTTGTAATGCAAATGCAAGCACTTTCCCATTTAGGGAATGCATACCGTCATCTAAATGACCATAACAAGGCTATTGAATTTTTGGAAAAGTGTTTAAAAATAACACAACAGCTGCAAGACAAACGTAGTCAAGTAGCAGCACTGAATAATTTAGGATTGGTATATAAAGCTTCGGGTAACTTTATACAGGCAATTGAGTATCAGCAGCAAAGTCTAGAGATTGTCCGGGAACTCAAAGATAACTGGGGCGAGGAACAGGTACTCAAGAATTTGGGTAATGCTTGGTATGCTTTGGACAATTACTCAAAAGCGATCGCCTATTATGAGCAGTGTGTAATACTAGCACGTTCCTTGAAACATGTTCGCAGTGCTTCTCAGGTGCTAAAGAATTTAGGGAATGCTTGTTATGCCTTAGGTGATTATGCTAAAGCCATTAAGTATTATGAAGAACGGTTGCAATTAGCTAGAGAAATTCAAGACAAGCGTAGCGAGGAACAGTCTTTAGGTAACTTAGGAGTTGCTTGTGAAGCTTTGGGTGACTATAACAAAGCGATTAAGTATTATGAAGAACGTTTGCTGTTAGCTAGAAGCATCAAAGATCGGCGCAGTGAAGAAGAAGCTCTTGATCGTCTGAAAGCTGCTTGCTACGCCTTGGGTGATTATGCCAAAGCTATGCAATACCAGCAAGGAACATCTTCAAATAATTTGTAA